The following proteins are co-located in the Acidimicrobiales bacterium genome:
- a CDS encoding RNA polymerase sigma factor, which yields MSEQSDEQRFTAIFDAFRAPVLAYARRRVGDDSAQDIVADTFLVAWRNLDDVPAFALPWLYRAAAFQVSNWRRSLARSEERAPVRLAPEPVGPDPSEEVVELDSWATAFRRLSESDREVLRLIAWESLSAADAAFVLGCSLPTFKVRVHRARRRLLRLLELEDAPESQSTSDARRLSKSSPNETPVIRAVRAGETSSLSIQGESL from the coding sequence ATGAGCGAACAATCCGACGAGCAACGCTTCACCGCGATCTTCGACGCGTTCCGAGCGCCTGTCCTTGCCTATGCACGCCGTCGCGTTGGCGACGACTCGGCACAAGACATCGTGGCCGATACGTTCCTCGTCGCTTGGCGGAATCTGGACGACGTGCCAGCTTTTGCGCTGCCCTGGCTGTATCGCGCTGCCGCGTTTCAGGTGAGCAACTGGCGGCGGTCGCTGGCGCGATCGGAGGAGCGGGCACCAGTTCGCCTCGCACCGGAACCGGTAGGACCAGACCCGAGCGAGGAAGTCGTCGAGCTGGATAGTTGGGCCACTGCGTTTCGTCGTCTGAGCGAATCCGATCGGGAGGTGCTGCGCTTGATCGCCTGGGAGTCGCTCAGTGCAGCGGACGCCGCATTCGTTCTCGGATGCTCTCTGCCCACGTTCAAAGTCCGCGTCCACCGAGCGCGTCGCCGTCTTCTTCGACTGCTTGAACTGGAAGACGCGCCGGAATCGCAATCGACCTCGGATGCCAGACGGTTGTCAAAGAGCAGTCCGAACGAAACGCCCGTGATCCGGGCCGTTCGCGCCGGTGAGACCAGTTCGTTGTCAATTCAAGGAGAGTCACTATGA